A window of Centroberyx gerrardi isolate f3 chromosome 6, fCenGer3.hap1.cur.20231027, whole genome shotgun sequence genomic DNA:
GGGCTAGGTGTGAGGATTAAAGACCTGTcactatacagtacagtatatcctATTGTGTTACTGTGTATGTGCACTTTTTACTCAATGGATCACAGGAGGGGCGGTCCATGAGCTATTTCAATTAGAGCATGCTGGGGATGGTATGGGATGAAAGTGGTGTTAGGTGGTGGGCAATGAGCCAAGGCCCCTCAGTTGAGGTTACAGCAGAGTAAGAACTGTGCTAAAGAAACTTTTGGAAATGCAAACACAGAATGATATTATGATATGTAGAAGGAACTAGATTTTTGTTATCTATCTCACATTCTTCTAAATTATAGTTGGCTTAGGGTCTGAAACACTTTACAGAATCTATACACTAAGGCAATGTAAGAGTCCTGTGTTTTGCTATGAGGCCCCCACGATAttttcagcagtgtgtgtgtgtgtgtgtgtgtgtgtgtgtgtgtgtgtgtgtgtgtgtgtggaaaagtgTGTGGAAAAATGTCAGTAACACAAATGCGGGTATTTAACACAACGTCGCCTGTACTGGTGTGCGTAGGTGCTTAACCTGTTTTTACTAACATCAAGTAAGCTTTTTATTCAGTGTCAAATAACTAAATGTTGTCTATCTGTCTAGCTGCTcatgtgatggtgtgtgtgggtgagagagagagagagagagagagagagagagagagagagagagagagagagagagagagaaagagaaagtagtACACTTGTGCATATAGAGTGTTAGTTTAATCAATGCGATTAGGtgagcaaacaaacaagcagacCGGTTATATCTAAGGCCAAGAACCTAAACACCAACAGCAATTGTGCAAGAAGCCAGACGTCATCATTATCCAGTCCTTTGTTGTAGAGAATTCACCTGGGGGGCAACACACCATTAGCTGATAAAGTGACCATGTCTATCTAATTATCACTAACATGTGAAAacaaactctcctctctcctgacaGGACTGCCTGGGTCCTGGATCCGGGGTGATCACTCTCACAGATGTGACAATCCACATCACAAGGCTCTGGGTCAGATTACCCCTCGCTCCCCATGGGGCAAAGCGCTGATTGCCTTTATACAGGCTTTGAGTTGTTGTTTCTTAATGGGATTTGGGGAGGGGCTGGCTGCAGGGCGCTTTGACTGACCACATGACAGGCCAATCCACATGTTTCAGCCATGATCACCTTAAACCAAACCTGTGGCAAAATCCTCTGTATGCATTGTGTCTGCATCTGCATGCGTGCTTGTGtctgagtgtgaatgtgtggcaatgctgtgtgtttttgtgtgaccCATAAACATTTCCTTTGAACTCAGGTACACTAATCACAGaaataactagaagggcactcggagagcgcagacctccgccaaggttcgtgctattattgcttgttcgtgagtcggatccggatccgctccaaaatttaatgggttcttccttgacccatgctacacccttccacggagtttcatgaaaattgggccagtagtttttccgtaatcctgctaagagacaaacaaacagacaaacaaacaaacggcaccgaaaacataacctccttggcagaggtaatgaCTGACTCACAGACTCTGATTCACTCTACTCCATTCATGACTCTAaccactgtgtgagtgtgtgttgtatctCTGTTGGTGATTTGTGGATAAATTAAAATCCTATCGATCTGACAGAGTTTTCCCAGCCATCCCCTGAGGTGATGAGGTCACAATGAGGTTTAATCATCTCTGCTCTATGCTGACGTGCATTGATTAGAAACGGCGGTTTAGTTTAGCTAGGGGTTGTCATGATGGgtagggtacacacacacacccacacacacccacacacacacacacacaaacacccacacacacaggcacgggCTCCTCTGATGATTCAAATAATTGCTTTTATTACTATCTTATTACATAAGGCCATTTCCACTGAAATTCCCATTTCAACTGTAATGGCCTTATGGATGAAAGATTACATCACAAGTGACAAGTAACTCTCAGATTCGGAAGAAGTGTGAGAAACTGTCTTTGTCATGCGCTGCAGGCAACAGGACCTGGCCACAAACAACATTCCTTCCTTGTAGGCCTGAGAGCAGCAATGCGGTCCAGATATTGATGTGACTGATGACAGAAGGAGGCCCTATAGCACAAGTCAGTGAACAAGGAAATGAGGATTATTCTGATTCTGGATCGCATCAACAAAGTAAGCGTAGAAGTGTCTGGACATATAAGACAAAGCCTATAATGTGTCACATGTGGGGTCACACTACATGGGGATGATGATGTGAGCCACTCCCTATTGTTTGCTCTTATATCACTTCTTATGTCACTTCTGctgatatacatttttaaacaaccTGTTTAAAATTAATTTCTTTGGAAACCGTAAAATTGCATTGCAATTTGGGGTTAACCAATTACCGAAACACAACAGTTGCAGTAGATAGGCTCTTCCAGGAAGTTTATGGAGCACTGAGAATGAGTCAACCAGCAGTAAGCCCATGCATCAGTGATGTCGAAACTAAGGTGTGGCAAGTCTGCGGGGGCCCTTGTCAGCCCCACTGATTGTACAATAACAGCCGCACTGCACCTTTAACAAGAACGAGAGAGCCCGACTATTTATTGAGTGACGTGAGACGCAGACTGCGTGCTGAGTGTGGGCAGGAAGAGCTGAAGAGAGCGCACGGTacagctgcgtcaagctagccagagATAGACAGAATAACACCGGAAAGTAGACATTTTTGCTTTCGAAATGAGAGGATAAAAATTGtcacatgaaaaaatatatatgtacgGGGTTGTACAGAACAATAAAAATTCTATCAAACGATTCGGTGGAACCATTACATCATGTATGGAGTGAAACTGTAGCTGTAAAATAGAGATAAATATTGTATTGTAAAACATCACAAGGTAGGCTATTGCCTGCTGAAAGAGTACCGTATCGACGGGCAAATTCAAGCCTAAAATAACAAATTCCTCCTTGGATCTATTCgttattttcactttggtgcAAGTGTTACTGGAAAAAACGTTCCAACACATACTCATCAgtagtgcttttattttgaaagttcgAACCGGAAGTGCAAACGTTGTATTCTGGCGCAGCTGACAGTGGCACACAGAGCGCACGGTGGCTACTTGAGCGAATACGTGGGAACCTTGCACAAGGACCGGCGGGGCTGTCGTCGGGGACTCAACATGCCACATTACTAGTGCTGGGTCTGGGTCCGAAACAACCGTATTTACACTTTGAACGCCGCTAGTTCACGACCACGCCCCGTATCCACACAGACTACAGCCGTTGAAAACTGCTGGTGGAGAAGCAACGGTGCGCGATTTGAAACCCAGCAGGGCGGCTAGCGGGCTCGGAGAGGAAGCAGCAGTGCTGGTGTTGGGGGTAACTGTTTGGGAACCATGCGAGAGTACAAAGTAGTGGTTCTCGGGTCCGGAGGGGTCGGCAAGTCGGCACTGACTGTCCAGTTCGTGACGGGATCCTTCATAGAGAAATACGACCCCACGATAGAGGATTTCTACAGGAAGGAGATCGAGGTGGACTCCTCTCCGTCCGTCCTGGAGATCCTGGACACGGCGGGGACGGAGCAGTTCGCCTCCATGCGAGACCTATACATCAAAAACGGTCAGGGTTTCATCCTGGTTTACAGCTTGGTAAACCAGCAGAGCTTCCAGGACATCAAGCCGATGCGGGATCAGATCATTCGGGTGAAACGGTACGAGAGAGTGCCGATGATACTGGTTGGAAACAAAGTGGacctggagggggagagggaggtctCGTCCGGTGAAGGGAAGGCACTGGCGGACGACTGGAACTGCCCGTTCATGGAAACTTCAGCCAAAAATAAAGGCTCGGTGGACGAACTGTTCGCAGAGATAGTCCGACAGATGAACTATGCCTCAACACCAAATGGCGACGACCAGTGCTGTTCGTCTTGTGTCATTCTTTAAAAAAAGGACAACCTTAAAGTTTTATTCTTTGCTCAGTTTTAAGTTTGCAATGGTAAGTGTGCCACTCACAGCCGCTCCAAGTTAGACAGACACTGGAACTGAAAAGCTTTTAGCAATAATCGTTTAAGCAAGAGGCACTGCCTGACAAGTAGCaattatgaaaatgtcattgaaATCCTTTCTTTGCACATCTCCATATTGAGCATAACGggagtgaaaagcagaatactGGATGAATGTTCAACTTGGCTAATAGAAAGTGCTCCAGTTTGAACAAATGGCTCTTacgttttttttaatctgaagCCAGTTAGTTCAGTGCCAACTGCTGTTCATATGAGCACATCCTTAGTTTTAACTGGCAGCCTGGGGCACTTTGCAGTCTTTTGTTTTACTAAGCAGATTGGGGAAGTGTCTGACTCATTTGCAGAACTGGAGGGGCAAGCCTAGACAGACTGAATTACTTTTACAAACTAAGCTGTTGAGACTGTAGACCTACAGTGTTGTTAAGCAAGCGCTCAAATAGCATTTCCACAATGAGATTAAGAGACGGTAGGGGAATTCTGATGTTCTTGTTTGGCCGACATTCAGGGGTCAGCGAGTAGGTTTAAGTTGAGCCAAGACTGTTAGCTTGTGTACTGAAATGGTCAAAACACTGTGCATTTCACTCTGTATCTTTTGTGAGACGTTGGTACTGTTCATTCACgagtctttgtctgtctctgtttctgcgGCAGTGTGTTGCAGGAAATGTGTACTGTTGAGCTCTTCTTCGTGTCTCACCCTGGCCTTGGAGGAAAATGAAGGGAGGAATGCTGCAGGGGggacgagaggaggaggggagcaactgagatggagggaggggtcCACTCTTCAGGAATTCTGCTGGGTTGGAGTATCTTTGCCGCACGATCAATGTCCACCATTGATGTCAACGCCGTGTCAGATCCACAGTTTCTGCAAACCACGCCCCCTCCCCCTGGTTCCGATTGTACTGACAGCTGGAACAAAACCCCAACGGCAAAGACATGGAGAGCAACACTTAGACGCACATAAATGGATATTTCTGTATAagaagacagagggatagaGTATATTTTGTTAAATAACTGCACAGTTTGGGGTGGGTAAGGATTTATTGGGTGATATTTCTCCCTAACCCATTTTGGAGCGACGATCCACAACACTCAAAATCCTATTTTTTTCCAAAGTCAAAAGAAATTGACACCACTCAACTGTTGGTGGAGTGACGTGACGAGTGCCActtttttcttcatctcctcttcagTGTGCTAGAGGACCTTAACTGAAGTGACATGGGGACGGTGACCCCTGACCTGACCGCCCTTGTGTCGAGTGCCTTTCCAAAACAAATCAGCTGTTCAGATTCAGTGCCAACCTACATGTATCACCAAAAGAACCCTTCAACATGGCAATCCACAAAGTAGTGAACTGTTCTTCTGGATAATCTCGTAGGGGTGGAggcagaaaaaaatatacaaaaggCTTTTTGTTAATGGAATGGcggttttctttctgttttgagtTGGCCTTTTTGAAGTCTATAAGGTGTTGATTTTGCAATGTCTACTTGGTTTGGCCAAACTTATATATTGAAATACACAGGTACTGGAACCCCTAGACTTGATGACAACACCAAACGCTTACCTTCCAGACCACTTAAATCAAAGGAattctgtttgttctgtttattttgttgttgtttttaacagGAAATGTGACGATGTACCATTGACAAATCTAACCTGATTGTAAGTTTAATTTCAGACCAGCCTTTTAACAGTGGTCTGTCTGTTTTAAAAACAAGACTTTTAATACAAAttgaattttttaaaaaagagaccaagctgtgttttctctctgtggaagtctatttgtttttatattgtgcCATAATAGCTTTTTGCCAGTTTGCAGAGCTTAAACAGGGTTGCCAGGAGTAGTTCATCATTCCTTAAACAGCATCATCCTCTTAACTGTAGAGACAGCTAGGACTGCAagtaacgattattttcataatTGATTAATCTACTGATTATTTATTCGATTTATTGAGTAATCacttagtctataaaatgtcaaaaataatgacaaatgtccatcacaTGTTACCAGAGACTACTTAAAAtttcttacttagtctgaccagcagccaaaaaaacccaaagtaattaattataattatttttataatgatatgaaaaagcaagcaaatcacagcatttttgaagctgtaaccagcaaatgttccgtttttttacttgataaatgactaaaaggATTAAtggattatcaaaattataatcaatttTCTGATGATCGACTAATCAATGAATCgactaatcatttcagcactagaCACAGCCATAGAATGTGAGGAAAACAGGCAAAGGTAATTGAAGAGCATCCAGTGAGATTTGTGATATTTGCCTGTTTGATGGACCCTTACTAAATGTGCAAATTGGATCAAGATGAAAGCTGCTCTAACCGCTCATCATCCACACATGCATTAATACACCGTCGAGGCTGGGGTACGCAGCTCCGGAGAAATTTCTCCTTCAAGTGTGTGGGTGTAGTAGTGTTTTCAGCCCTGAGCTTGGGTCtaggtacagtgtgtgtgggtgtagtgGTGCGATGTGGAGAGGCCGGTATGACTGAGCGAGCCCAGCGCTGGTGTGTTTACCTATGGGGATTACCTGGCCCGGCTGGCTGGTCGACTGCTGTATGGCTTGAGGGGGAAAGAGTAAACAAACACAGGCCAAACCTTGCATAGAATCCGGTGTTTCTAAGAGTGAATATGCGTTGAGCTGGGCTGATCTTTCAcgctgtctgtatgtgtgtcatgtATGTGTCGTATGAGTCTGAGCATATGTGTCTGCCTATCAATCCTGCATAGGCTCAAACCCTATGAGGAACTGTGTATCTCTGTTTCTATTAGCCAGGGCAGGCAATGGTGTCATGTATCCCTTCGGCTTTGACTGCACCATGTGActcgggtgggggtggggggtggggctagtggggtgtgtgtatgtggaggggggtgggaggagggtgaggggggggggggggcattctagagagagagtgtgaaatgtCAGAGTTCTAAACAATGGCCGCTGGATTGTGCCTCTCCCAACAGGTGGGATCAGACAGTGGTGTACGCACACAACAGCCTTTACATTAGGtgcccactgtgtgtgtgtgagagagaaagaaagaaagtgaaagcgaagtgcatccacacacacatatgttacTCTCTGCATgtacaaagaagagagaggcacTGTGCACAAATGCCTCCGACCTGCATTTCTGTAACCATCGCCCCATAATATTCTGCGTCTGTTTCCTTTTCCGCAAACTtgccgtgtgtctgtgtggttgtTGGTATCAGGCTTCAGATCTGCCTAGTATGGAGGAGCTTGTCTGCTACAGGCTGTGGCTGTACCATAGTGATATCTGCCTCAATGGGATATCAAGGCTAATGGCGTGTTTCCTCCAAGGTCTTGATACAGATTGTGTGATTAGACATGTACAGAGCTAAGGTTGAACCCTACCCCAGGCTAGCACAGTTAAACTGGTGGTGGATGAGAGGTAAGTTATTACAGCTATGCCCCAGATACTGTAAATGCACCCCCCACCTCCAACTGCTGCTCAGCTTCAATCTCTTGCTGTGGTATAAACATCTGATAGCAGAAGAATTTGCCCTTTGGAGAGGAAAGGGCCTGTTGAGttcctgttttttctttttcatctcgCTCTTCCTTTGGAGAGAAGGTGAAAGTTTCACTTCCTCCCCTATTTGCAACACATCGACTTTGCTTCTATGTAGAGAGGTGAATTAGTTTCTGCCATGTAGTTATTATTTGTCAATATGCTGCAGCCACATTTTCAATTGCAGcgttttcttcatttcttcagGCATTTAATGCAGCTATTTTTAAATTCAGTGGTTTCACTTTCAGCTAACAGGAAATCAGCGGTCTGCAGGTTTACAGATGGCATAGCTTGTCAATGGTCACTGGTCACGGGAGACGGTCATGTGATGTGGTTGCCATGGTTAAGGGGGGGGCTGGGATGTGGTATGGCTGCTCAGTGTGGCCTCGTGACCTTTGGGAGTTCAGTCACTGCTGGAATGGTGACTGTAAGGGAGGAGGGTATCAGTCCATTCGatcagtctgtctttctcttagTTGTCATCATCTTATTCTCTTTGCTTATC
This region includes:
- the LOC139933590 gene encoding ras-related protein Rap-2b; the protein is MREYKVVVLGSGGVGKSALTVQFVTGSFIEKYDPTIEDFYRKEIEVDSSPSVLEILDTAGTEQFASMRDLYIKNGQGFILVYSLVNQQSFQDIKPMRDQIIRVKRYERVPMILVGNKVDLEGEREVSSGEGKALADDWNCPFMETSAKNKGSVDELFAEIVRQMNYASTPNGDDQCCSSCVIL